Within Micromonospora parathelypteridis, the genomic segment CCAGCAGCGGCAGACCGCCATCCTCGATCTGATCCGCCAACGTGGCGGCGTACGGGTGAGCCACCTGGTCAGCCGGTTCGGCGTCTCCGACATGACGATCCGCCGTGACCTGGAGGTGCTGGCCGAGCGCGGCCTGGTCGACAAGGTGCACGGTGGCGCGACGCTCGCCGGGCCGGGGTCGGCCGAGGAACCGGGCTTCGCGGCGAAGTCGATCCGCCAGCAGGCGGAGAAGCGGGCCATCGCCGAGCGGGCGGCGAAGATGGTGGAGCCGGGGATGGCGATCGCGCTCTCCGCCGGCACCACCACCGCGGCGTTGGCGACCCTGCTCTCCGACGTCCACGGGCTGACCGTGGTGACCAATTCGATTCCGGTGGCCGACGCGCTCTACCAGAACCCGCGCGCCGACCAGACGGTCGTGTTGACCGGTGGCATCCGCACCCCGTCGGACGCGTTGACCGGGCCGGTGGCCGAGGCGGCGATCAGCGCGCTCAACGTCGACCTGCTCTTCCTCGGCGTACACGGGCTCAGCCCCCGAACCGGCTTCACCACGCCGAACCTGCTGGAGGCGGGGGTCAACCGGTGCCTGATCGGCGCGGCCCGCCGGCTCGTGGTGCTCGCCGACCACACCAAGTGGGAGACCATCGGCATCGCCACCATCGCCCCGTTGGAGGCGGCCGACGTACTGATCACCGACCGTGGGCTGCCGACCGAGGCCCGCACCACGATCGGCGAACAGGTAGGCGAGCTGCTGGTCGTCGACCCCGAGTAGGGCGCCCGACCCTCGTCGATCATGGAGTTGTGGTGGCGCACAGAAGTCGCGAAACCCCATCTTTCGACCATCGCAACTCCATGATCGACGGATTGGAGAGCCTGTCAGGTCGTTGGGTCCGGCTCACCTGCGGCAGTTTTCCGGGCAGCACGGGCCGCGCAGCGCCTGATCGACTCCGTATCGGCGACATGGCGGCATCCTGCGTTCGGGATACGCCCACATCGCCGATGTGGAGTCGATCAAGAGGGGGAGCACGGACCTTGGCCTGTACCCGGACGTTACCGACGGTTCGGACATCGCCGGCCACTGGTTCGTGGACGGACTACTCCAGCGGGCCGGGGGCGACCCGGATCGCGCGGCCGAGCTGGCGATCGCGGCAGTGACCCAGACCCGGTGGCGTCCTCGTGTCACGGCACTTCACAGCCACCTCACAGGGGTGCTGGATAGGGTGCCCGTCGAGTGAACGTCCGACTCCAGCTGGAGCGGTCGCCGGTCGCACAGGAGTTCCGATGGTCTTCAAGAAGATGTTGAGCGCGTTCGGTGTGGGCGGTCCCAGTGTGGACACTGTGCTGACCAACCCCAACACCCGGCCCGGCCTGACCCTCGACGGGCAGGTCAACCTCGTCGGTGGCGACGCCGAGGCAGCCATCGAGCAGGTGGTGATCGGCCTGGTGACCCGGGTCGAGGTCGAGGGACACGACACCGAGTACGCGGGCACGATGGAGTTCCACCGGATGGTGGTCAGCGGCCCGCTCCAGCTCGCCCCGAAGCAGCAGCTCTCGATCCCGTTCCAGCTCCCGGTGCCGTGGGAAACCCCGATCACCGACGTGTACGGCCAGCGCCTGCACGGCATGACGATGGGTCTGCGTACCGAGCTGGCGGTCGCTCGCGCCATCGACAAGAGCGACCTGGACCAGGTGGCGGTGCACCCGCTGCCGGTGCACGAGCGGATCCTGGAGGCGTTCCAGCGGCTCGGCTTCCGGTTCAAGCACGCCGACCTGGAGCGCGGGCACATCCGGGGCGTCCAGCAGACGCTGCCGTTCTACCAGGAGATCGAGTTCTTCGCCTCGCCGCAGTACGCGAGCACGATCAGGGAGGTCGAGCTGACCTTCGTGACCAGCCAGCGGGGCGTCGAGGTCATCCTGGAGTGCGACAAGCGTGGCGGGTTCCTCAGCGCCGGGCACGACGCGTTCGGTCGTTACCAGGTGGCACACACCGACGCTGACCGGGTGGACTGGGCGCAGGTCGTCGACGGTTGGCTGCGCGAGACCACCTCCCGCTACGGCAGCCTGCGCTCGCAGTACGGCTCGGGCCACGGGCACGGCCACGGCCGCGGTCACGGGATGGGCGGCATGGTGGCCGGCGCGGCGCTCGGCGTCGCCGGCGGCATGATCGCCGGCGAGATGATCGAGGACGCGTTCGAGGGTGACTTCGGCGGCGATTTCGGCGACTTCGGCGGCGAGTAACAGCGCACGGACGACACTGCGCACAGACGACGGTGGCCTCCGGGAGATCCTCCCGGAGGCCACCGTTCGCTGTGAAGCGGCCTAACTGGTCAGTGTCGGGCCTTGCGCTCCTGGCCGCTGCGCCAGTTGCTGCCGGCCTTGGAGAGGCCACGGCTACCGAGGTAGCCGAGCGTCAGCAGGGTGATCAGGAACCAGGCGTTGTCGGCCCGGAAGATGTCCACCCCGGCGGAGTTCTTTCCGACGACCTGCGACGCGCCCAGTACGGCGGCCACCGCGATCAGGTAGATCCAGAACTCGGTGGTCTTGAACGCCTGCTTGGTCTCCGTACCGGGTGCCTGCATGTCGTTGCGACGCCCGTCCTGCATGACCGGCATCTGCTGCGTGTCCCGCATCTGAGCGGGATTCTGCGGGTCGTTCATCGGCCGGTTCATCGGCCGGGTGGAAGCAGCCTGCGTGCTCATCTGGTCCTCCTCAGGATGCGATGAGTCGTACCTGCATTCCCTCGCCCCGCTACCGCGTTTCGGCCACGGCACGGTTTCGCTTTCACGGCGGGGACAACCCCCGACTACCCGAGGCCCCGGAGCAGGTAACACCGATCGCCGGCCGGAAAAATCCGGCCGGCGATCGGGTGTTCAGCGTGTCAGCGCAGGCCGTTGCGGATCGCGACGCTCACCAACAGGTCCGGGTCGTCGGTGATCATGCCGTCGACGCCGAGGTCGATGACCCGTTGCATCACCTTCGCGTCGTCGACGGTGTACGGGATCACCTTCAGGTCGTAGCGCGTCTGCAGGGTCCGGACGTCCGGTCCGTGGAAGTACGCCGGGTTCTCCCGCAGGTACCAGTCGGCCGAGGCGACGGTGCCCTGCTTCGCGTCGTGCACCTGCCAGTTGGCCGACACCGTGTCAGCGCCGGCGGCCCGGGTCAGCTTGCCCAGGTCCTGGTACTTCCACCAGTCCAGTCCACCGGTCCACGGGCTCTTCACCGACGGGTTGCCGTACACCGCCTCCAGCGAGCACTCGTCGGCGAGGGTCGCGCACTCGGCCGGGCCGTACTGCCACACCAGGCCGACCGTGCCGATCCGCCGGTCGAGCTGCTTGGCGTACGTGATGGTGCGCCAGTCGAACGACTGGATGGTGGCCCGGTTGGTGAAGCCGGCACGCTGGATCGCGTCTACGAGCTTGCGGGTGAAGCTGCGGTACGGCTCGGTGTCGTTGACCACCGGGCTGATCTTCGTCTCGATGTTCATCCCGATGTCGCCGCGGCCACTTGCCTTCACCAGGGCGAAGACCTCGTCCAGGGTCGGGATCCGGGCACCCGGCGCGGGCACCTGCGCGGGCAGCTCGGGCAGCGTCTTCGTGCCGCAGTCGACGGTCTTGAGCTGCGCCAGGGTCAGCTCGTGCACCGGCTTGCCCACGTACGGGAACTTGGGGTCACCGCGACGCACCGGGGCTGTGTCGACGCAGTGCGATCCGTTGACCGTGCGGTCGTGCAGCACGACGAGCTTGCCGTCGGCGGTCACGCCGGTGTCCAGCTCGAGCGTGGAGATGGCCCGGTTGGACAGCGCGTTCGCGAACGCCGGCAGGGTGTTCTCGGGGCGGGTCGCCCGGCCGCCGCGGTGCGCCTGGATGTCGAACGGCGCCGCGTACGCCTTTGGCAGCTGGTAGCCGCGCTGCGCCAACAGGGCGCGCAGCCGGTCCGGGTAGTCGGTGATCATGCCGTCGACGCCGTCGTCGATCAGCTTGGCCATGGTCGGCGCGTCGTCGACCGTCCACGGGATCACCTTGATCCCGTAGCGGTGCGCCTGGGCGACCATCTCCTTCGTGACGTACGGCTTGTAGCCGGGGTCGGTGACGGTGCCGTTCTGCGGGAAGCCGTGTACCGGCGAGAACGCGCTGGCGCCGAAGCTGCGGATCGCCTTGATCGGGTCGCCGCCGAAGTCGTCGATGTCCAGCCCGCCGAGCCACGGCGATGCGCCGGGCTGACCGGTCTGCAGGAAGTCGTAGTTGGTCAGAGCGACCAGCGGCAGCTTCGGCTCGACCTGGCGCATGCGCATCAGCGCGCCCCAGTCGAAGCTCTGGATGGTGACCTGCTTGAGCAGCCCGGCGGCACGGATCTCGGCCGCGGTGACCCGGACGAACTGCTCGCGGGGCGCGGTCTCGGTCGGCGCGCCGGCCTCCACCTTGGTCTCGACGTTGAGCTTCACGTCCTTGGCCTGGTAGCGGTTGACCAGCGCGAAGACCTCGCGCAGCATCGGCATCTG encodes:
- a CDS encoding DeoR/GlpR family DNA-binding transcription regulator produces the protein MLAQQRQTAILDLIRQRGGVRVSHLVSRFGVSDMTIRRDLEVLAERGLVDKVHGGATLAGPGSAEEPGFAAKSIRQQAEKRAIAERAAKMVEPGMAIALSAGTTTAALATLLSDVHGLTVVTNSIPVADALYQNPRADQTVVLTGGIRTPSDALTGPVAEAAISALNVDLLFLGVHGLSPRTGFTTPNLLEAGVNRCLIGAARRLVVLADHTKWETIGIATIAPLEAADVLITDRGLPTEARTTIGEQVGELLVVDPE
- a CDS encoding sporulation protein, yielding MVFKKMLSAFGVGGPSVDTVLTNPNTRPGLTLDGQVNLVGGDAEAAIEQVVIGLVTRVEVEGHDTEYAGTMEFHRMVVSGPLQLAPKQQLSIPFQLPVPWETPITDVYGQRLHGMTMGLRTELAVARAIDKSDLDQVAVHPLPVHERILEAFQRLGFRFKHADLERGHIRGVQQTLPFYQEIEFFASPQYASTIREVELTFVTSQRGVEVILECDKRGGFLSAGHDAFGRYQVAHTDADRVDWAQVVDGWLRETTSRYGSLRSQYGSGHGHGHGRGHGMGGMVAGAALGVAGGMIAGEMIEDAFEGDFGGDFGDFGGE
- a CDS encoding glycerophosphodiester phosphodiesterase family protein → MRTVRRTAVAALVAATVTTGLAVPAQAKPRPDRTFDVQAHRGGLGLRVENTLASFGNALQLGVTTLELDVQITEDGQAVVTHDRKITGTKCVDTAPVTAGDPEFPYVGKYINTLTLAQVRTLDCGSKTLSDKPGQLAVPGAQMPMLREVFALVNRYQAKDVKLNVETKVEAGAPTETAPREQFVRVTAAEIRAAGLLKQVTIQSFDWGALMRMRQVEPKLPLVALTNYDFLQTGQPGASPWLGGLDIDDFGGDPIKAIRSFGASAFSPVHGFPQNGTVTDPGYKPYVTKEMVAQAHRYGIKVIPWTVDDAPTMAKLIDDGVDGMITDYPDRLRALLAQRGYQLPKAYAAPFDIQAHRGGRATRPENTLPAFANALSNRAISTLELDTGVTADGKLVVLHDRTVNGSHCVDTAPVRRGDPKFPYVGKPVHELTLAQLKTVDCGTKTLPELPAQVPAPGARIPTLDEVFALVKASGRGDIGMNIETKISPVVNDTEPYRSFTRKLVDAIQRAGFTNRATIQSFDWRTITYAKQLDRRIGTVGLVWQYGPAECATLADECSLEAVYGNPSVKSPWTGGLDWWKYQDLGKLTRAAGADTVSANWQVHDAKQGTVASADWYLRENPAYFHGPDVRTLQTRYDLKVIPYTVDDAKVMQRVIDLGVDGMITDDPDLLVSVAIRNGLR